The proteins below are encoded in one region of Dioscorea cayenensis subsp. rotundata cultivar TDr96_F1 chromosome 18, TDr96_F1_v2_PseudoChromosome.rev07_lg8_w22 25.fasta, whole genome shotgun sequence:
- the LOC120282772 gene encoding uncharacterized protein LOC120282772 — MAPRREQNLQDVYVRDQMNQMEQRLVQLIDQRLEGIMDVMTQRMAAMMNNQIPNGTQTNVGSGEEVTQYRRGPTEYDQRQWEMGMRTEIPEFYGRLQPEEFLDWLMIVEEIFEFKGVPEDKRVPLVATRLRNIATALWQQLKLTQNLLRKPKICTWEKMKKYLRAQFLPYNFQRLMYQRLQNLKQGTKSVDDYTMEFYQLVARNEIQEMEDQLVARYIGGLRMQIQDTVNMFDTVSVSAAHQRSLQVEKQGKHNPSISGMHSSGASNSNSPNGVSRAESSFGCGESGHRLSECKKSTGKKVLLIEEAEFEEEDEEVAVEEQPDNKQVIGGDVGTALVVRRSCLTPRVTEEDWLRTNIFQSTCTISSKVYRFVIDARSCENIVSATVIQKLGIVTEEHPRPYKLAWLKKGGEVTVSQRALISFSIGSKYKDTIWMESRLCCYLAETTHTSPTRDNTNLLTLAKFEEEILQLNVVFALIRKGVAVEEAIPQIAKPIVDEFKDMFPDELLDELPPLRDIQHQIDLEPGVALPNRPHYRMSPIEHEELW, encoded by the exons ATGGCACCTAGGCGTGAGCAGAACCTTCAAGACGTCTATGTGCGTGATCAGATGAATCAAATGGAGCAGAGGTTGGTGCAATTGATAGATCAACGACTTGAGGGAATAATGGATGTGATGACCCAAAGGATGGCGGCGATGATGAATAACCAGATACCAAACGGTACCCAAACTAATGTTGGTTCTGGTGAAGAGGTAACTCAATACAGGAGAGGTCCTACGGAGTACGATCAGAGGCAATGGGAGATGGGGATGCGCACCGAGATTCCTGAATTCTATGGACGCCTACAACCAGAGGAGTTCCTTGATTGGTTGATGATTGTGGAGGAGATCTTTGAATTCAAAGGCGTGCCAGAAGACAAACGCGTGCCTTTGGTGGCTACTAGGCTTCGGAATATAGCCACTGCATTGTGGCAGCAACTGAAGCTAACTCAAAACCTGTTGAGAAAGCCGAAGATCTGTAcctgggagaagatgaagaagtatttgcgCGCGCAATTCCTCCCTTATAACTTTCAAAGGCTGATGTATCAAAGGTTGCAGAACTTGAAGCAGGGTACCAAGTCGGTGGATGATTATACCATGGAGTTTTACCAACTTGTGGCCCGGAACGAGATTCAGGAGATGGAGGATCAGTTGGTGGCGCGCTATATTGGAGGATTGAGGATGCAGATTCAGGATACTGTTAACATGTTTGATACTGTTTCTGTTTCTGCAGCTCATCAGAGGTCTCTACAGGTGGAGAAGCAAGGAAAGCATAATCCTAGTATTTCTGGGATGCATAGCAGTGGCGCTAGCAACAGCAATTCCCCTAATGGCGTGAGTCGTGCTGAATCGAGTTTTGGCTGTGGAGAATCGGGCCATAGGCTATCTGAATGCAAGAAGTCCACCGGCAAGAAGGTCCTTCTCATTGAAGAAGCAGAGTttgaagaggaagatgaagaggtaGCAGTAGAAGAGCAACCCGATAATAAGCAAGTTATCGGAGGAGATGTTGGTACTGCATTGGTTGTTAGGCGATCTTGCCTAACGCCACGAGTCACTGAGGAAGATTGGTTGAGGACGAACATCTTTCAGTCTACCTGTACTATCTCTAGTAAGGTATATCGCTTTGTGATTGATGCAAGGAGCTGTGAGAACATTGTATCTGCCACAGTCATTCAAAAATTGGGAATTGTGACTGAGGAGCATCCTAGGCCTTACAAGCTTGCATGGCTCAAGAAAGGAGGCGAGGTGACCGTGTCTCAGCGTGCTTTGATCTCCTTTTCTATTGGATCAAAGTACAAGGACACAATTTG GATGGAGTCAAGATTGTGTTGCTACCTAGCAGAGACAACCCACACTAGCCCAACTAGGGACAACACCAATCTACTGACCTTGGCAAAGTTTGAGGAGGAGATTCTACAGTTAAATGTAGTGTTTGCCCTGATAAGGAAGGGAGTTGCAGTAGAGGAAGCTATTCCACAGATTGCAAAACCAATTGTGGATGAGTTCAAGGATATGTTTCCTGATGAACTGCTTGATGAACTGCCACCATTGCGAGATATCCAGCATCAGATTGACTTGGAGCCCGGCGTGGCGCTTCCAAATCGGCCCCACTATCGAATGAGCCCAATAGAACATGAAGAACTGTGGTGA